The Lacrimispora xylanolytica genome has a segment encoding these proteins:
- a CDS encoding AraC family transcriptional regulator, with amino-acid sequence MIENLRGIHETVNYKEYTNVRLYDNTEAENYPAHWHTPLEIIMPIKNNYSVVCDTHTFEIRPGEIILICPGVIHSLKAPKTGRRIIFQAELPMFNAIKELESILTLLSPTLIITPQAFPTIHDKLYNYMLEITEEYKKDIPLTETKIYSALLDMFALIGRNHTEQVSLLDSDNIKQKKYTEKFIFICNYISCHCTEDLSLEEVASLVGFSKYHFARLFKQFANISFYKYVNKKRIATAETLLINPQLSITEVALRSGFSSPSAFIRMFKIVKSCTPTEFRRMYNDS; translated from the coding sequence ATGATAGAAAATCTGAGAGGAATTCACGAAACGGTTAATTACAAGGAATACACAAATGTTCGCCTCTATGACAACACTGAGGCAGAAAACTACCCCGCCCACTGGCATACTCCCCTGGAGATCATTATGCCAATTAAGAACAACTATTCTGTTGTCTGTGACACTCATACCTTCGAAATAAGGCCTGGGGAGATCATCTTAATATGTCCTGGCGTCATCCATTCCCTGAAAGCACCTAAGACAGGACGAAGAATTATCTTCCAGGCAGAGCTTCCCATGTTTAACGCAATCAAAGAACTAGAATCCATTCTTACACTCCTAAGTCCGACCTTAATCATCACTCCACAGGCATTCCCTACCATTCACGACAAACTTTATAACTACATGCTGGAGATTACAGAAGAATACAAAAAAGACATCCCATTAACAGAGACAAAGATCTACTCTGCCCTCTTAGACATGTTCGCCCTTATCGGACGAAATCACACAGAGCAGGTAAGCCTTCTGGATTCAGATAATATCAAACAGAAGAAATACACAGAAAAATTTATTTTTATTTGCAATTATATCAGCTGCCATTGTACAGAGGATTTGTCACTGGAGGAGGTGGCCTCACTGGTTGGATTCAGTAAATACCATTTTGCACGCTTATTTAAGCAATTTGCAAACATATCCTTTTACAAATACGTAAATAAAAAGCGGATAGCCACTGCCGAAACGCTGCTAATCAATCCCCAGCTTTCCATTACTGAGGTTGCTCTTCGTTCCGGCTTTTCAAGTCCATCCGCTTTTATCCGTATGTTTAAAATCGTAAAATCCTGTACTCCTAC